The Macaca fascicularis isolate 582-1 chromosome 11, T2T-MFA8v1.1 genome includes a region encoding these proteins:
- the PRKAB1 gene encoding 5'-AMP-activated protein kinase subunit beta-1 isoform X3 — MGNTSSERAALERHGGHKTPRRDSSGGTKDGDRPKILMDSPEDADLFHSEEIKAPEKEEFLAWQHDLEVNDKAPAQARPTVFRWTGGGKEVYLSGSFNNWSKLPLTRSHNNFVAILDLPEGEHQYKFFVDGQWTHDPSEPIVTSQLGTVNNIIQVKKTDFEVFDALMVDSQKCSDVSELSSSPPGPYHQEPYVCKPEERFRAPPILPPHLLQVILNKDTGISVSSVIQLCSLSPIMSC, encoded by the exons ATGGGCAACACGAGCAGTGAGCGCGCCGCGCTGGAGCGGCATGGTGGCCATAAGACGCCCCGGAGGGACAGCTCGGGGGGCACCAAGGACGGGGACAGGCCCAAGATCCTGATGGACAGCCCCGAAGACGCCGACCTCTTCCACTCCGAGGAGATCAAG GCACCGGAGAAGGAGGAATTCCTGGCCTGGCAGCATGATCTGGAAGTGAATGATAAAGCCCCCGCCCAGGCTCGGCCAACTGTGTTTCGGTGGACGGGGGGCGGAAAGGAAGTTTACTTATCTGGGTCTTTCAACAACTGGAGTAAACTTCCCCTCACCAGAAG CCACAATAACTTTGTAGCCATCCTGGATCTGCCGGAAGGAGAGCATCAGTACAAGTTCTTTGTGGATGGCCAGTGGACCCACGACCCTTCCGAG CCCATAGTAACCAGCCAGCTTGGCACAGTTAACAACATCATTCAAGTGAAGAAAACTGACTTTGAAGTATTTGATGCTTTAATGGTGGATTCCCAAAAGTGCTCCGATGTGTCTG AGCTGTCCAGCTCCCCGCCGGGACCCTACCATCAGGAGCCCTATGTCTGCAAACCCGAAGAGCGCTTTCGGGCGCCACCCATTCTCCCCCCGCATCTCCTCCAGGTCATCCTAAACAAGGACACAGGGATTTCCGTAAGTAG TGTGATCCAGCTTTGCTCCCTGAGCCCAATCATGTCATGCTGA
- the PRKAB1 gene encoding 5'-AMP-activated protein kinase subunit beta-1 isoform X1 — protein MGNTSSERAALERHGGHKTPRRDSSGGTKDGDRPKILMDSPEDADLFHSEEIKAPEKEEFLAWQHDLEVNDKAPAQARPTVFRWTGGGKEVYLSGSFNNWSKLPLTRSHNNFVAILDLPEGEHQYKFFVDGQWTHDPSEPIVTSQLGTVNNIIQVKKTDFEVFDALMVDSQKCSDVSELSSSPPGPYHQEPYVCKPEERFRAPPILPPHLLQVILNKDTGISCDPALLPEPNHVMLNHLYALSIKDGVMVLSATHRYKKKYVTTLLYKPI, from the exons ATGGGCAACACGAGCAGTGAGCGCGCCGCGCTGGAGCGGCATGGTGGCCATAAGACGCCCCGGAGGGACAGCTCGGGGGGCACCAAGGACGGGGACAGGCCCAAGATCCTGATGGACAGCCCCGAAGACGCCGACCTCTTCCACTCCGAGGAGATCAAG GCACCGGAGAAGGAGGAATTCCTGGCCTGGCAGCATGATCTGGAAGTGAATGATAAAGCCCCCGCCCAGGCTCGGCCAACTGTGTTTCGGTGGACGGGGGGCGGAAAGGAAGTTTACTTATCTGGGTCTTTCAACAACTGGAGTAAACTTCCCCTCACCAGAAG CCACAATAACTTTGTAGCCATCCTGGATCTGCCGGAAGGAGAGCATCAGTACAAGTTCTTTGTGGATGGCCAGTGGACCCACGACCCTTCCGAG CCCATAGTAACCAGCCAGCTTGGCACAGTTAACAACATCATTCAAGTGAAGAAAACTGACTTTGAAGTATTTGATGCTTTAATGGTGGATTCCCAAAAGTGCTCCGATGTGTCTG AGCTGTCCAGCTCCCCGCCGGGACCCTACCATCAGGAGCCCTATGTCTGCAAACCCGAAGAGCGCTTTCGGGCGCCACCCATTCTCCCCCCGCATCTCCTCCAGGTCATCCTAAACAAGGACACAGGGATTTCC TGTGATCCAGCTTTGCTCCCTGAGCCCAATCATGTCATGCTGAACCACCTGTACGCACTGTCTATCAAG GATGGAGTAATGGTGCTCAGCGCAACCCACCGGTACAAGAAGAAGTACGTCACCACCTTGTTATACAAGCCCATATGA
- the PRKAB1 gene encoding 5'-AMP-activated protein kinase subunit beta-1 isoform X2 — MGNTSSERAALERHGGHKTPRRDSSGGTKDGDRPKILMDSPEDADLFHSEEIKAPEKEEFLAWQHDLEVNDKAPAQARPTVFRWTGGGKEVYLSGSFNNWSKLPLTRSHNNFVAILDLPEGEHQYKFFVDGQWTHDPSEPIVTSQLGTVNNIIQVKKTDFEVFDALMVDSQKCSDVSELSSSPPGPYHQEPYVCKPEERFRAPPILPPHLLQVILNKDTGISHLPTPATPSCWQPPLHCLLLVIQLCSLSPIMSC, encoded by the exons ATGGGCAACACGAGCAGTGAGCGCGCCGCGCTGGAGCGGCATGGTGGCCATAAGACGCCCCGGAGGGACAGCTCGGGGGGCACCAAGGACGGGGACAGGCCCAAGATCCTGATGGACAGCCCCGAAGACGCCGACCTCTTCCACTCCGAGGAGATCAAG GCACCGGAGAAGGAGGAATTCCTGGCCTGGCAGCATGATCTGGAAGTGAATGATAAAGCCCCCGCCCAGGCTCGGCCAACTGTGTTTCGGTGGACGGGGGGCGGAAAGGAAGTTTACTTATCTGGGTCTTTCAACAACTGGAGTAAACTTCCCCTCACCAGAAG CCACAATAACTTTGTAGCCATCCTGGATCTGCCGGAAGGAGAGCATCAGTACAAGTTCTTTGTGGATGGCCAGTGGACCCACGACCCTTCCGAG CCCATAGTAACCAGCCAGCTTGGCACAGTTAACAACATCATTCAAGTGAAGAAAACTGACTTTGAAGTATTTGATGCTTTAATGGTGGATTCCCAAAAGTGCTCCGATGTGTCTG AGCTGTCCAGCTCCCCGCCGGGACCCTACCATCAGGAGCCCTATGTCTGCAAACCCGAAGAGCGCTTTCGGGCGCCACCCATTCTCCCCCCGCATCTCCTCCAGGTCATCCTAAACAAGGACACAGGGATTTCC CATCTCCCTACCCCCGCCACTCCTAGCTGCTGGCAACCACCACTCCACTGTctacttct TGTGATCCAGCTTTGCTCCCTGAGCCCAATCATGTCATGCTGA